In Bacillus rossius redtenbacheri isolate Brsri chromosome 15, Brsri_v3, whole genome shotgun sequence, one genomic interval encodes:
- the LOC134539711 gene encoding DNA-binding protein RFX7 encodes MDGLKPQERVAGSCNSSINSIIQDKKIVNKKAKFDFGGCGDYLDLSCRKNISNDRTGDKSSDSTNVSSSCNGHFSGFDPSAHTSDKSNINGLDSKSTKIRQIVEDAISSESKQTVAHILEQVQRLSTAEKLLLYLQLPTGKAEDVDPLRQPLNPLGSRFEIQQTITWIETHLEEDQEVSLPKQDVYEEYIAYCGSNHMKPLSTADFGKVMKQVFPRVRPRRLGTRGNSRYCYSGLRKKVKLSVPLLPDLGGEPTPTGKQCSDDELSKCVSHLVLEWAEKLLDQKFDRLQDLACHLLQKMCFDTFSAPALMLASITGLAKPKGKGGSASICVPTGASAADVSKHRETQLQLQRKLHERFVIREQKRKLQSQQLVPGESKGASPEKAKSKRVKLSDGTGDQVREVVVPILTPKVEPELSGGGGSSSSVICDKVKLTVPSAAAPSEQTARPETSSAGPSGNNCKPARDKNISDSLSTGQAGYPHKISQCDDHVSKNCKIVSKLTSGNSDGFLGNLDNKTHSADSTSTANSMSQKRRKSSDESVRNASVSVFVKNSFNVCANSLDSECEESSHYSVNNLSKGQNSATFPPLQEVNANTVSLSRNGEKCAQLHGELPVPATSSIDATKPASVANKLPIPRLPNPNKNKRLANVIIFPPSTTATILQQSQKKCKPIQPKPLEEVKKEARDPSEMVPGKGPDDLAAAVVNCDKGISVDRNESTNHYSTEITQEGFSDATAKTALTIEAVKNGTNEESIRCLANDALLADYFHGGNNSQEQEEELIKYFQHQNSSSSNEEVEVLRQNLQTPEELPSPANKCDQLSQLRLLLERNLKPTRSHSTSVQKSAETDRGKISFSAPSSAVSVMPSSVNHAISTESSISTSLEGNELAMMASKSLSLLSRRNQQHSRAGGKPNLTLPSLMTTSHNSNLATRRRVSFETSVMERAVPQSPNTRSFTPISPGPYSPVGISKNSKSFSANASPFVSPRNTPVLRSRHNCIQAGSSQPCSYVVASNGPRCRQPVPARIVRSNSVNSHNISTAYRLARPQANTFAIPGSFPLETSELKQNLPASLKALPPMSPLSLSAPQSPMLNYQHTNIGICKSESDMVSTYSESLLKEAVKGGHIPQSSGVTNCNGVGVAPSYGMDPLAQEVSQIFQDAGSDQKNIEALLAALPSSSQMSYRSQSVPLHRMMSGSTLVSPQSTQPSPLYLGHQQAFTFSSVSSTASSVAPTPVPSEFMDFTGLGEPEAENEETEGINTESLAQILNILNSSAVQKVVDNASLAIGIGEGDAESNNFALNGHHRNSYSSRSYPNTPVPYKNSCNRDLLVSSFNLNLDDNFGTVSRSYPSTPLLGLSFLNGDEMGPFQSVTESMTPSLVNTQHVQEGLTSSSARRNVNLMPSFCVDELQLDSLDDFQSCDPLSQLVQEVQDGEQMGAG; translated from the exons ATGGATGGACTCAAACCACAGGAACGAGTCGCAGGAAGTTGTAATTCATcgataaattcaataattcaagataaaaaaattgttaacaagaAAGCTAAGTTCGATTTTGGTGGTTGCGGTGATTATTTGGATCTCTCTTGccggaaaaatatttcaaatgataGAACAGGTGACAAAAGTAGTGACAGCACTAACGTCAGCAGCTCGTGCAACGGTCACTTTAGTGGTTTCGATCCATCAGCTCACACGTCAGACAAGTCCAACATTAATGGCCTTGACAGCAAAAGTACCAAGATTAGACAGATTGTTGAAGATGCCATTAG ctcagAATCAAAGCAAACAGTGGCACACATTCTAGAACAAGTGCAGAGGTTGTCGACAGCAGAGAAGTTGCTGCTGTATCTTCAGCTTCCTACGGGGAAAGCAGAAGACGTAGACCCTTTGCGGCA GCCCTTGAACCCTCTCGGAAGTCGTTTTGAAATTCAGCAGACAATAACTTGGATAGAAACTCACCTGGAAGAGGATCAAGAAGTGTCACTGCCAAAACAGGACGTCTACGAGGAGTACAT CGCGTACTGCGGCAGCAACCACATGAAGCCCCTGTCGACGGCCGACTTTGGGAAGGTGATGAAGCAAGTGTTCCCCCGGGTGCGGCCGCGGAGACTCGGCACCCGGGGCAACTCGCGGTACTGCTACTCCGGCCTGCGCAAGAAGGTCAAGCTGAGCGTGCCACTGCTGCCGGATCTCGGAGGCGAACCCACA CCAACAGGCAAGCAGTGCTCGGACGACGAGCTGAGCAAGTGCGTGTCGCACCTGGTCCTCGAGTGGGCGGAGAAGCTGCTGGACCAGAAGTTCGACCGGCTGCAGGACCTGGCGTGCCACCTGCTGCAGAAGATGTGCTTCGACACGTTCTCTGCGCCCGCGCTCATGCTCGCTTCCATCACGGGCCTCGCCAAGCCCAAGGGCAAAG GGGGCAGTGCATCCATTTGCGTACCAACGGGAGCGTCGGCTGCAGATGTAAGTAAGCACAGGGAAACACAGCTGCAGCTGCAGAGGAAGCTGCATGAACGATTCGTTATCAGAGAACAGAAGAGAAAATTACAG aGTCAGCAGCTTGTCCCAGGAGAGTCGAAGGGTGCATCGCCAGAGAAGGCCAAGTCGAAAAGAGTGAAACTGAGCGACGGCACGGGAGACCAGGTAAGGGAGGTTGTCGTCCCGATCCTCACGCCGAAAGTGGAGCCTGAGCTGAGTGGtggcggcggcagcagcagcagcgttATCTGTGATAAAGTCAAACTAACCGTACCCAGTGCTGCTGCTCCGTCTGAACAGACGGCGAGACCCGAAACCTCATCCGCCGGTCCGAGCGGAAATAACTGCAAGCCGGCTCGTGATAAGAACATTAGCGATTCGTTATCAACCGGTCAGGCTGGCTACCCACATAAAATAAGTCAGTGTGATGATCACgtttcaaaaaattgtaaaattgtaagCAAATTAACTTCGGGCAACAGTGATGGTTTTCTTGGAAATTTGGACAACAAAACTCACTCAGCTGATAGTACAAGCACTGCTAATTCAATGTCGCAAAAGAGAAGAAAATCCAGTGATGAAAGTGTGAGAAATGCTTCAGTCAGTGtgtttgttaaaaattcattcaaCGTGTGTGCAAATTCTTTGGACTCCGAATGCGAAGAAAGCTCTCATTACAGTGTAAACAACCTCTCCAAGGGACAGAATTCCGCTACGTTTCCCCCACTCCAGGAAGTCAACGCCAACACGGTGTCATTGTCGCGCAACGGCGAGAAGTGCGCGCAATTACACGGTGAACTGCCTGTGCCTGCCACCTCAAGCATCGATGCCACCAAACCTGCCTCGGTGGCGAATAAGCTTCCCATTCCGAGACTTCCCAACCCAAACAAAAACAAACGGCTAGCTAATGTGATCATCTTCCCTCCATCGACTACGGCAACGATTCTGCAACAGTCCCAGAAGAAGTGCAAACCCATACAGCCAAAACCACTAGAGGAAGTAAAGAAGGAAGCCCGGGATCCGAGTGAGATGGTTCCAGGAAAAGGACCAGATGACTTGGCAGCAGCTGTTGTTAACTGTGATAAAGGAATTAGTGTAGATAGGAATGAAAGTACAAATCATTATTCGACTGAAATAACCCAAGAAGGTTTTAGTGATGCTACGGCAAAGACTGCACTCACAATAGAGGCTGTGAAGAATGGTACAAATGAAGAAAGTATTAGGTGTTTAGCAAATGATGCCCTTCTAGCAGATTACTTTCATGGAGGAAACAATTCGCAAGAGCAGGAGGAGGAACTAATAAAATACTTTCAACACCAAAACAGTTCCTCAAGTAACGAAGAAGTTGAAGTTTTGAGACAGAATCTGCAAACGCCGGAGGAGTTACCCAGCCCTGCCAATAAATGTGATCAGCTGTCGCAGCTGCGTTTGCTGCTCGAACGTAATTTGAAACCCACTCGATCTCATAGCACAAGTGTTCAGAAGTCTGCGGAAACAGACAGAGGTAAAATAAGTTTCTCTGCCCCATCTTCGGCAGTTTCTGTGATGCCTTCATCTGTAAATCATGCCATTTCAACGGAAAGCAGCATATCCACCTCGCTCGAGGGTAATGAACTTGCGATGATGGCCTCGAAAAGTTTGTCCCTGCTGTCTCGACGTAACCAGCAGCACAGTCGCGCCGGTGGCAAGCCAAACCTCACACTGCCATCTTTGATGACGACCAGCCACAACTCTAACTTGGCCACCAGACGTCGAGTCAGTTTCGAAACGTCGGTGATGGAACGTGCCGTGCCCCAGAGCCCCAACACTCGTAGTTTCACTCCCATATCTCCGGGACCGTACTCTCCGGTCGGAATCTCGAAAAACTCGAAATCATTCAGTGCTAACGCCAGTCCTTTCGTGTCGCCACGCAACACGCCGGTACTTCGCTCCAGGCACAACTGCATTCAAGCAGGTAGCTCACAGCCCTGTTCTTACGTCGTCGCTTCAAACGGGCCTAGGTGCAGGCAGCCTGTTCCCGCCAGGATTGTCCGCTCCAACTCGGTGAACAGCCACAACATATCCACCGCGTACAGGCTGGCCCGGCCACAAGCCAATACCTTCGCCATCCCTGGCAGCTTCCCGTTGGAGACTTCGGAGCTCAAACAGAACCTGCCTGCGTCTCTAAAAGCATTACCCCCGATGTCGCCCCTGTCGTTATCTGCCCCGCAGTCGCCGATGTTAAACTACCAACATACAAATATTGGGATTTGTAAAAGTGAGAGCGACATGGTCTCGACGTACAGCGAAAGCTTGTTGAAGGAAGCGGTAAAGGGTGGTCACATTCCGCAGAGCAGTGGTGTGACGAACTGCAACGGTGTTGGCGTCGCTCCATCGTACGGCATGGATCCGCTAGCCCAAGAAGTCAGTCAGATCTTCCAGGACGCCGGTTCGGACCAGAAAAACATAGAGGCGCTGTTGGCTGCCCTGCCCAGCTCGTCCCAAATGTCGTACCGCTCCCAGTCCGTGCCGCTGCACAGGATGATGTCCGGCAGCACGCTCGTGTCGCCCCAGTCGACCCAGCCTTCCCCGCTGTACCTGGGACACCAGCAAGCGTTCACCTTCAGCAGCGTGAGTTCTACCGCCAGCTCTGTCGCCCCGACCCCGGTCCCGAGCGAGTTCATGGACTTCACGGGCCTGGGTGAACCCGAGGCCGAAAACGAAGAAACGGAAGGCATCAACACTGAGAGTTTGGCGCAGATTCTGAACATCCTGAACAGCTCTGCGGTGCAGAAGGTGGTTGATAATGCCAGTCTCGCGATAGGCATCGGTGAAGGAGACGCGGAAAGCAATAACTTTGCACTGAATGGCCATCACAGAAATTCTTACTCTTCGAGATCCTACCCCAACACACCTGTTCCCTACAAAAATTCCTGTAACCGTGACCTTTTAGTTTCGTCTTTCAATTTAAATCTGGATGACAACTTCGGCACGGTGTCTCGTTCGTATCCCTCGACTCCTTTGTTAGGATTATCTTTCTTGAACGGTGATGAGATGGGGCCTTTTCAGAGTGTAACCGAGAGCATGACGCCAAGTCTGGTAAACACGCAGCACGTTCAGGAAGGACTTACCAGCAGTTCAGCAAGGCGAAACGTCAACTTGATGCCCTCCTTTTGTGTTGACGAACTGCAGTTGGATAGCCTGGATGACTTCCAGTCGTGTGATCCGTTGTCGCAGCTGGTGCAAGAAGTTCAAGATGGTGAACAGATGGGCGCGGGTTGA